One region of Mycobacterium riyadhense genomic DNA includes:
- a CDS encoding MlaE family ABC transporter permease: MSTGTVVRARFPRAVANINRYAGSVTRGLDETGQLAWFVLTSIGQIPHALHYYRKETLRLIAQIGMGTGAMAVVGGTAAIVGFVTLSGSSLVAIQGFASLGNIGVEAFTGFFSALINVRIAGPVVTGIALAATVGAGATAELGAMRISEEIDALEVMGIKSVSYLTSTRVIAGLVVIIPLYALAMIMSFLSPQVVTTVLYGQSTGTYEHYFRTFLRPDDVFWSFLEAVIIAAIVMVTHCYYGYNAGGGPVGVGEAVGRSMRFSLVSVQVVVLCAALALYGVNPNFALTV, translated from the coding sequence ATGTCGACAGGCACAGTCGTTCGCGCCCGCTTTCCACGGGCAGTTGCCAATATCAACCGCTACGCCGGCAGTGTCACCCGAGGACTGGACGAGACGGGGCAGCTGGCCTGGTTCGTGCTGACGAGCATCGGGCAGATTCCGCACGCGCTGCATTACTACCGCAAGGAAACGTTGCGACTGATCGCCCAGATCGGCATGGGCACCGGTGCGATGGCCGTCGTCGGCGGCACCGCCGCAATCGTGGGTTTTGTGACGCTGTCCGGCAGCTCGCTGGTCGCCATCCAGGGTTTTGCGTCGCTGGGCAATATCGGTGTCGAGGCGTTCACGGGGTTCTTCTCGGCGCTGATCAACGTGCGTATTGCCGGCCCTGTCGTCACCGGCATCGCACTGGCGGCCACGGTCGGTGCCGGCGCCACCGCCGAGCTCGGAGCGATGCGGATCAGCGAGGAGATCGACGCCCTGGAGGTGATGGGCATCAAGTCGGTCTCCTACCTGACGTCCACCCGGGTCATCGCCGGGCTGGTGGTGATCATCCCGCTCTACGCCCTGGCGATGATCATGTCCTTCCTTTCCCCGCAGGTCGTCACGACAGTGCTGTACGGACAGTCGACCGGCACCTACGAGCACTACTTCCGTACGTTCCTGCGTCCCGACGACGTGTTCTGGTCGTTTCTGGAGGCCGTCATCATCGCGGCGATCGTGATGGTCACCCACTGTTACTACGGATACAACGCCGGCGGCGGGCCCGTCGGCGTAGGCGAGGCCGTCGGGCGATCGATGCGCTTCTCGCTGGTCTCGGTGCAGGTTGTCGTGTTGTGTGCCGCGTTGGCGCTGTACGGCGTCAACCCCAACTTCGCTCTAACGGTGTAG